Proteins found in one Quercus robur chromosome 2, dhQueRobu3.1, whole genome shotgun sequence genomic segment:
- the LOC126712144 gene encoding uncharacterized protein LOC126712144, whose product MVFLKVAPMKGVMRFGKKGKLSPRFISPFEILKRIGKVSYKLALPPTLAGVHNVFHVSMLRRYIPNPSHVLNYEPLKIKDNLTYEEVPIQILDCKDQVLRTKTISLVKVLWKNHTVEEASWE is encoded by the coding sequence ATGGTATTTTTGAAAGTCGCCCCAATGAAGGGTGTGATGAGATTCGGGAAGAAGGGGAAGTTGAGTCCCAGATTCATTAGTCCATTTGAGATCCTAAAACGCATTGGTAAAGTTTCCTACAAGTTGGCCTTACCGCCAACACTTGCTGGAGTGCATAATGTGTTTCATGTTTCCATGTTGAGGAGGTACATCCCGAATCCTTCACATGTTTTGAACTATGAGCCACTCAAGATCAAAGACAACTTGACTTATGAGGAAGttccaatccaaattcttgaCTGCAAGGATCAAGTGCTACGCACCAAGACCATATCATTGGTTAAGGTCCTTTGGAAGAACCACACAGTGGAGGAGGCATCTTGGGAGTGA